One Pseudanabaena sp. FACHB-2040 genomic window carries:
- a CDS encoding DUF1802 family protein has translation MSINTALCLPALDVAALGKGRMIAALSRTFIGSMQQFALCPIEERNSNPTISINLWAKLESCKIYSNPEDIEKLARLTIWSNEELQSALQERHKLFLLCLRVFQIPQPVELKSGNLNSNRIGSFIKLPNFPSTIQNNPVLPDDFFYQRKQQLTNLELPPHPELEELQKSIAELAARDERAKSLDDLVQSFLGWKSKTALKEKKSELDWIHEIVSLGNRSKEDDTGKSNYQAGTDFENIVRDSLTFLGFSIDQAHRGGAGGLDLYCSKPYPLVGECKAGKKIPSGTTQELIRLGGMHLDTEQFLNSAKLVIGPGQPTQDVLTAAAKWRVSIINPMSLQKLVELQAKYPGSVNLIQLKDYLEPGQIDHKIDEYIEKVSKEVELRSYIVQTVKKHLDLVEEADVNIDVLFGVYTASNPPKRLPQKQFHEILIELSSPLLGYLGRVQSQNSQNDRFYFLRNLAEFD, from the coding sequence ATGTCGATCAACACTGCGCTTTGTTTGCCAGCTTTAGATGTCGCAGCACTCGGCAAAGGGCGAATGATTGCTGCTTTATCTCGAACGTTTATTGGTTCGATGCAGCAGTTTGCCCTTTGCCCTATTGAAGAACGAAATAGTAATCCCACTATTTCTATTAACCTTTGGGCAAAGCTTGAGTCCTGCAAAATCTATAGCAATCCTGAAGACATAGAAAAGCTTGCGCGGTTAACCATTTGGTCAAACGAAGAGCTACAGAGCGCTTTGCAGGAACGCCACAAGCTTTTTCTACTGTGCTTGCGTGTATTTCAAATACCCCAACCCGTTGAGCTGAAATCGGGAAACCTCAACTCTAACCGGATAGGGAGTTTTATTAAACTGCCTAACTTCCCATCAACTATTCAAAATAATCCTGTGTTGCCTGATGACTTCTTTTATCAGCGCAAGCAACAGCTAACGAATCTAGAGCTACCTCCACACCCTGAATTAGAAGAACTACAGAAGTCTATTGCAGAATTGGCTGCTAGAGACGAGAGAGCTAAGAGCCTAGACGATCTCGTCCAAAGTTTTCTAGGCTGGAAGAGTAAAACAGCTCTGAAGGAAAAAAAGTCAGAGTTGGACTGGATTCATGAAATTGTCTCTTTAGGCAATCGTAGTAAGGAAGACGACACAGGAAAAAGTAACTATCAGGCAGGTACAGACTTTGAGAACATCGTGCGGGATAGCCTTACCTTCCTCGGTTTTTCCATTGATCAAGCCCACAGGGGTGGGGCGGGCGGCCTAGATTTATATTGCTCGAAACCGTATCCCTTGGTGGGTGAATGCAAAGCGGGCAAAAAAATTCCTAGCGGAACAACTCAGGAATTGATTAGGCTTGGAGGAATGCATTTAGATACGGAGCAGTTCCTTAACTCTGCAAAGTTAGTTATTGGCCCTGGTCAACCTACTCAAGATGTTTTGACCGCAGCAGCAAAGTGGAGAGTTAGTATCATTAATCCTATGAGTTTGCAAAAGCTAGTTGAATTACAGGCCAAATATCCAGGTTCAGTAAACTTGATTCAGTTAAAGGACTACCTAGAGCCGGGACAGATTGACCATAAGATCGATGAGTATATTGAAAAGGTTTCAAAGGAAGTAGAGTTAAGATCATATATTGTTCAGACGGTTAAAAAGCACTTAGACTTGGTTGAAGAAGCAGACGTCAATATAGATGTGCTCTTTGGTGTTTATACTGCTTCCAATCCTCCTAAACGTTTACCTCAAAAGCAGTTTCACGAAATACTGATAGAGCTTTCCTCACCACTATTGGGCTACTTAGGGCGAGTGCAAAGTCAAAACTCGCAGAATGATCGCTTTTACTTCTTGCGTAATCTGGCCGAGTTCGATTGA
- a CDS encoding acetamidase/formamidase family protein yields MLYPIVQTFMPKRRDFLVGSAAAAAAATSLLHTTNVKAQTKREEIKALQEGFVGQYQGGVYLLPATNETVQWGWFNNAETPRARIQSGDTIILETMMASQNQILPGVSIEEITKLRVDHPGRGPHTVTGPIFVEGAQPGDVLKIKINRIVPRSYGTNWNLPGELNLGQFPQLFPEPQAKHFYLDLRRGVTEFLPGIELPVRPFPGILGVARPESGQYSTVPPGPFGGNLDCREIVEGTTVYIPVFVEGALLWSGDSHAVQGNGEINLTAVESAFNELNLTVEVIKGQPLTWPRVESPTHWLTLGYDRDMNTAIRILEEETIKFISEWKGMNSREARQYMTTYGDIRVAEVVNQLKGVYCMLPKEASPALPPLPQADTRDYYVTHAVNADAMEAMNVSALALIERIQEEKGLVPLDAYSLASLALDARIGILEPGAQNVHCLMPKSVWVS; encoded by the coding sequence GTGCTCTATCCTATCGTCCAAACTTTTATGCCAAAGCGTCGCGACTTTCTGGTGGGCAGTGCTGCTGCTGCTGCTGCTGCCACTTCTCTACTGCATACAACAAACGTTAAAGCTCAAACCAAACGAGAAGAAATTAAAGCTTTACAAGAGGGTTTTGTCGGGCAGTATCAAGGCGGAGTTTATCTTCTTCCCGCGACGAATGAAACTGTGCAATGGGGCTGGTTTAATAACGCTGAAACTCCCCGTGCTCGCATTCAGTCTGGAGATACCATCATTCTTGAAACCATGATGGCTTCTCAGAACCAAATTCTACCAGGCGTTTCTATTGAAGAAATTACAAAACTGCGGGTAGATCACCCAGGGCGCGGACCACACACTGTGACAGGGCCAATTTTCGTTGAGGGTGCACAGCCTGGCGATGTCCTTAAGATCAAGATCAACCGGATTGTACCGCGCTCCTATGGCACTAACTGGAACTTGCCAGGTGAGTTGAATCTAGGGCAATTTCCGCAGCTTTTTCCTGAACCACAAGCGAAACACTTCTACCTTGACTTGAGGCGGGGAGTCACAGAATTTCTACCCGGTATTGAATTACCGGTGCGCCCTTTTCCAGGCATTTTGGGTGTTGCTCGACCTGAAAGTGGCCAGTATAGTACCGTTCCTCCGGGTCCTTTTGGTGGAAACTTGGACTGCCGGGAAATAGTAGAAGGCACCACCGTCTACATCCCAGTTTTCGTAGAGGGTGCCCTGCTTTGGTCGGGAGACTCCCATGCTGTTCAAGGAAATGGTGAGATTAACTTAACTGCAGTAGAGTCGGCATTTAATGAGCTGAATCTCACCGTTGAGGTAATCAAAGGCCAACCTTTAACTTGGCCTAGAGTAGAATCGCCTACACACTGGTTGACCTTGGGCTATGACCGGGATATGAATACCGCCATTCGGATTTTGGAGGAGGAAACCATCAAGTTCATCTCCGAATGGAAAGGAATGAACAGCCGTGAAGCGCGTCAGTATATGACTACCTATGGCGATATTCGAGTTGCTGAAGTGGTAAACCAACTCAAAGGGGTTTATTGCATGCTGCCTAAAGAAGCCAGCCCAGCTTTACCGCCACTCCCTCAAGCAGACACGCGTGACTATTACGTCACGCACGCAGTAAATGCAGACGCAATGGAGGCCATGAACGTATCTGCACTAGCCCTGATCGAACGGATTCAGGAAGAGAAAGGGCTAGTCCCACTAGATGCTTACTCTTTGGCGAGTCTGGCGCTAGATGCTCGCATCGGTATTTTAGAACCCGGAGCACAAAACGTTCATTGCCTAATGCCCAAATCTGTTTGGGTTTCTTAG
- the glmS gene encoding glutamine--fructose-6-phosphate transaminase (isomerizing), with protein sequence MCGIVGYIGTRAASNILMEGLRKLEYRGYDSAGIATVLEGELHCVRAKGKLQNLQEKLDGLDNPARLGIGHTRWATHGKPEEYNAHPHRDTEGRIAVVQNGIIENYRELREILKAKGHEFRSDTDTEVVPHLVADYLNKPVAGAQGLTAQSALLEAVRLACKNLEGAFALAIISVDFPDELIVVRQQAPLVIGFGQGEFFCASDTPAIVPYTRAVLPLENGELARLTPLGVEVYDFEGVRLRKHPLTLNWNPIMVEKQGFKHFMLKEIYEQPGVVRTCLETYIDSTWTATNAGASPMKLGLADDLLEGLEHVQIVACGTSWHASLVGKYLLEQLAGIPTMVQYASEFRYAPSPLTRHTLTIGVTQSGETADTLAALDMEQQRRTLHSNADLKPRMLGITNRAESSLSRLVPHIIDTHAGIEIGVAATKTFTAQVMAFYFLALELAYRRQTLSSQRIQEIIEGLWQLPAQIEQVLESQERYIEDLAHNFADTQDFIFLGRGINFPIALEGALKLKEISYIHAEGYPAGEMKHGPIALLDAKVPVVAIAMPGSVYDKVLSNAQEAKARDAQLIGVVPMNDPEAEETFDELLPVPVVDELLSPLLAVIPLQLLAYHIAARRGLDVDQPRNLAKSVTVE encoded by the coding sequence ATGTGTGGAATCGTAGGCTATATCGGTACTCGCGCCGCCAGCAACATCTTGATGGAAGGTCTCCGCAAGCTGGAGTACCGGGGCTATGATTCTGCTGGTATTGCCACTGTCTTAGAAGGCGAGCTGCACTGTGTGCGGGCCAAGGGCAAGCTGCAAAACCTCCAGGAAAAGCTAGACGGGCTTGATAATCCGGCTCGGCTCGGCATCGGCCACACCCGCTGGGCCACCCACGGCAAGCCGGAGGAATACAACGCCCATCCCCACCGAGATACCGAGGGCCGCATTGCGGTGGTGCAGAACGGCATTATCGAAAACTATCGAGAACTGCGAGAAATCCTCAAGGCCAAAGGCCACGAGTTTCGCTCCGACACCGACACCGAAGTGGTGCCCCACCTAGTTGCCGACTATTTAAACAAGCCGGTTGCGGGTGCCCAAGGCTTGACCGCTCAATCTGCCCTACTAGAAGCGGTGCGGCTAGCCTGCAAGAATCTGGAAGGAGCCTTTGCTCTGGCAATTATCTCGGTAGACTTCCCTGATGAGCTAATTGTGGTGCGGCAGCAGGCTCCTCTAGTCATTGGCTTTGGCCAGGGCGAGTTTTTCTGCGCTTCTGATACGCCTGCGATTGTGCCCTATACCCGCGCCGTCTTGCCGCTAGAAAATGGTGAACTGGCCCGTCTGACGCCGCTAGGGGTTGAGGTCTACGACTTTGAAGGGGTGCGGCTACGCAAGCATCCCCTCACCCTCAACTGGAACCCCATCATGGTCGAGAAACAGGGGTTCAAGCACTTCATGCTCAAGGAGATCTACGAGCAGCCCGGCGTAGTTCGCACCTGCCTGGAAACCTATATCGACAGCACCTGGACTGCGACTAACGCCGGTGCTTCACCGATGAAGCTAGGGCTGGCTGACGACTTGCTAGAGGGGCTAGAGCATGTTCAGATTGTGGCCTGTGGCACTAGCTGGCACGCCAGCCTGGTCGGTAAATACCTACTAGAGCAGCTGGCAGGCATTCCGACGATGGTGCAATATGCCTCTGAGTTTCGCTACGCGCCGTCGCCCCTAACTCGCCATACGTTGACCATCGGCGTTACTCAATCGGGAGAGACGGCTGATACGCTGGCGGCGCTAGACATGGAGCAGCAGCGGCGCACGCTCCACAGCAATGCAGATCTCAAGCCGCGTATGCTCGGCATCACCAATCGCGCAGAAAGCTCCCTCTCTCGCCTGGTGCCCCACATTATCGACACCCACGCTGGCATTGAAATTGGGGTGGCCGCTACCAAAACCTTCACCGCTCAGGTGATGGCCTTTTACTTTTTGGCGCTGGAGCTAGCCTATCGCCGTCAAACGCTGTCTTCCCAGCGCATTCAGGAAATTATTGAAGGGCTTTGGCAGCTCCCAGCTCAGATTGAGCAGGTGCTAGAGAGCCAGGAGCGCTATATCGAAGACCTGGCTCACAATTTCGCTGACACTCAAGACTTTATCTTCCTGGGCCGGGGCATTAACTTCCCCATTGCCCTAGAAGGGGCACTCAAGCTCAAGGAAATCAGCTACATCCACGCTGAGGGCTATCCGGCTGGCGAGATGAAACACGGCCCCATTGCGCTGCTAGATGCGAAGGTGCCGGTGGTTGCGATCGCAATGCCCGGCAGTGTCTACGACAAAGTCCTCTCCAACGCCCAAGAAGCCAAAGCCCGCGATGCTCAGCTCATCGGCGTTGTTCCCATGAATGACCCAGAGGCCGAAGAAACCTTTGATGAGCTGCTGCCGGTGCCTGTAGTGGATGAACTGCTCTCGCCTCTGCTGGCGGTGATTCCGCTACAGCTATTGGCCTATCACATTGCGGCCCGCCGTGGCCTAGACGTGGATCAACCTCGCAATCTAGCTAAGTCAGTAACAGTGGAATAG
- a CDS encoding aspartate/glutamate racemase family protein codes for MFDQAAQVADRPIFQIKIINGNTCEEMTQSIDATAQAVRSHTTTLTTVQPKSGPASIECYYDEYLAIPGILEQIILDTDSHAFILACWGDPGIEAAREITRRPVIGIAEASMYVANMLAAKWSVVTTTHRVRDMVEKTVQKTGFGSRCASVRTTDLAVLETCDRTATLAALIDMGRRAIEEDGAEALCLGCAGMSGLDQALEAALQVPVIDAVAAAVKLAESLVALGKTTSKQLTYRSPELKPIQGYPDYMQPKCLQEQQFLGK; via the coding sequence ATGTTTGATCAAGCTGCACAAGTCGCTGACCGGCCCATTTTTCAAATCAAGATTATCAACGGCAACACCTGCGAGGAGATGACCCAGAGCATTGACGCAACGGCACAGGCGGTGCGATCGCACACCACCACCCTCACCACCGTACAGCCCAAAAGCGGCCCTGCCTCAATTGAGTGCTACTACGACGAATATCTGGCGATTCCCGGCATTCTAGAGCAAATCATTTTAGATACCGACTCCCACGCCTTTATCTTGGCCTGCTGGGGTGACCCCGGCATTGAAGCGGCCCGCGAAATCACCCGCCGCCCAGTGATCGGCATTGCTGAGGCCAGTATGTACGTTGCCAATATGCTGGCCGCTAAGTGGAGCGTGGTGACCACCACCCATCGGGTGCGAGACATGGTTGAGAAAACAGTGCAAAAAACGGGCTTTGGCAGCCGTTGCGCCTCAGTTAGAACGACAGACCTAGCGGTGCTGGAGACGTGCGATCGCACTGCCACCCTCGCAGCCTTAATTGACATGGGCCGCCGCGCCATTGAAGAAGACGGGGCCGAGGCGCTGTGCCTAGGCTGTGCCGGCATGAGCGGGCTCGATCAGGCGTTAGAAGCCGCTCTACAAGTCCCTGTGATTGATGCCGTGGCGGCAGCCGTCAAGCTAGCAGAGTCGCTGGTCGCGCTAGGCAAGACCACCAGCAAGCAGCTCACTTACCGTTCCCCTGAACTCAAGCCAATTCAGGGATATCCAGACTACATGCAGCCAAAATGTCTGCAGGAGCAGCAGTTTTTAGGAAAATAA
- a CDS encoding DUF3181 family protein: protein MAYSTTSEAIEALAAEIGENIYLDIAKWHLYLRDAKLHTPLAERLYPLLQNRSLSENAISEALQSMVVAIGGGRRQLPLAEFLPSSAQRDLLRLLEDYQDKL from the coding sequence ATGGCTTATTCCACGACTTCAGAAGCGATCGAAGCCCTAGCGGCTGAGATTGGCGAAAATATCTACCTCGACATTGCCAAGTGGCACCTGTACTTGCGTGATGCCAAGCTGCACACGCCTTTAGCTGAGCGGCTTTATCCCCTGCTGCAAAACCGCAGCCTGTCCGAAAACGCGATTAGCGAGGCCCTGCAAAGCATGGTTGTGGCGATCGGTGGCGGGCGACGTCAGCTGCCTCTGGCTGAATTTCTGCCGTCGTCTGCTCAGCGTGACCTGCTGCGACTGTTGGAGGATTATCAGGACAAACTCTAG
- a CDS encoding 2TM domain-containing protein, with protein sequence MPPRWPRKPDRNDPAFRRLDDRMNFAIHVAVFSAINSGLWFFHQIDPMWVPWVSQFTPIWLVALGAHAVYVFAIADYSGTYTPEEDAASNKGS encoded by the coding sequence ATGCCCCCTCGTTGGCCCCGTAAGCCTGACCGTAACGATCCTGCCTTTCGCCGGTTGGATGACCGGATGAACTTTGCAATTCATGTGGCGGTGTTTTCTGCTATCAACTCAGGGCTGTGGTTCTTTCATCAGATCGATCCGATGTGGGTGCCCTGGGTGAGCCAGTTTACGCCGATTTGGCTGGTAGCGTTAGGGGCTCATGCGGTGTATGTATTTGCGATCGCAGATTACTCAGGCACTTACACCCCCGAGGAGGATGCTGCGAGTAACAAAGGATCTTGA
- the moaC gene encoding cyclic pyranopterin monophosphate synthase MoaC, protein MTHSDADSPASLSHLDAQGQAHMVDVSAKDQTVREAIATAHVKMQPQTLAQIEAGNAPKGDVLGTARIAGIMAAKQTSNLIPLCHPLPIQKVELEITPDPALPGYQIQATVKIKAETGVEMEALTAVSVAALTLYDMAKALEKSMEIGGIRLLKKTGGKSGEYWA, encoded by the coding sequence ATGACCCATTCCGACGCCGATTCTCCCGCCAGTCTCAGCCATCTTGATGCTCAGGGGCAGGCCCACATGGTAGACGTTTCGGCCAAAGACCAGACGGTGCGAGAAGCGATCGCAACCGCCCACGTCAAAATGCAGCCCCAAACCCTAGCCCAAATCGAAGCAGGCAATGCCCCTAAAGGCGATGTTCTCGGCACCGCCCGCATCGCTGGCATTATGGCAGCCAAACAGACCTCAAACCTGATTCCTCTCTGCCACCCTCTACCGATTCAAAAAGTCGAGCTAGAAATCACTCCCGATCCCGCCTTACCCGGCTACCAGATTCAGGCCACCGTCAAAATCAAGGCCGAAACCGGCGTCGAAATGGAAGCCCTCACCGCTGTCTCTGTCGCTGCTCTCACGCTCTACGACATGGCCAAAGCCCTAGAGAAGTCGATGGAGATCGGCGGCATTCGGCTGCTGAAAAAGACGGGAGGGAAGTCGGGGGAGTATTGGGCGTGA
- a CDS encoding MFS transporter — translation MRIFTTFSPALRRELLLLFAAGLCFWAGLAGLLPTLPLFIETLGASGQQIGIVMASFAVGLLLARPSLSRLADVKGRKLVLIIGLVAIAIAPFGYLLVQSLPHYTTQVFLFGLPVAVDFSLLAMMLIRAFHGLSIAAFVVAYSALVVDISPPANRGELIGYMSLVNPIGLALGPALGGFLYEGSGFFWAFLTMGILGIVGLVLISQIQETYEPSPAVAAGGQPQLFWRLLWTPRVRTPAIILLLVGLAFGTISTFIPLYVREAGISLNVGLIYAASAMASFGSRLLVGRASDRYGRGRFITVSLALYTVAMLVFWTARTAPMFLLAGLLQGAAGGTLIPMIAALMGDRSHPDERGRIFGLVMVGFDVGIALAGPIFGGIADLLSYRGIFGLSGIMTLLGVAIFVTTSSKDLLHSLRFSLSRGQDVYSVDP, via the coding sequence TTGAGAATCTTCACAACCTTTAGTCCAGCCCTGCGGCGGGAGTTGCTGTTGCTGTTTGCGGCGGGCCTGTGTTTTTGGGCGGGGCTGGCCGGGCTGCTGCCCACCCTGCCCCTGTTTATCGAAACACTGGGGGCCAGCGGCCAGCAAATTGGTATCGTTATGGCCTCTTTTGCCGTTGGGCTGCTGCTGGCCCGACCTAGCCTGTCGCGGCTGGCCGATGTGAAGGGGCGCAAGCTGGTGCTAATTATTGGGTTGGTTGCGATCGCAATTGCCCCCTTCGGCTACCTACTGGTGCAAAGCCTGCCCCACTACACAACTCAGGTCTTCCTGTTTGGGCTGCCCGTTGCCGTAGACTTTTCCCTGCTGGCGATGATGCTGATCCGGGCCTTTCACGGTCTTAGCATTGCTGCTTTTGTCGTAGCCTACAGTGCTCTGGTCGTCGATATTTCTCCGCCCGCTAATCGGGGTGAGTTGATTGGCTACATGAGCTTGGTCAACCCGATTGGTCTGGCGTTGGGACCTGCCCTAGGCGGCTTTCTCTACGAAGGGTCGGGCTTCTTTTGGGCATTCCTGACCATGGGCATTTTGGGTATCGTCGGCTTGGTGCTGATTAGCCAGATTCAGGAAACTTACGAGCCTAGTCCTGCTGTGGCGGCGGGTGGACAGCCCCAACTTTTTTGGCGGCTGCTCTGGACGCCCCGCGTTCGCACCCCAGCTATTATCCTGCTGCTGGTGGGTCTAGCCTTTGGCACAATCAGCACCTTTATCCCGCTCTATGTGCGCGAGGCCGGAATTAGCCTGAATGTGGGCCTGATTTATGCTGCCTCTGCAATGGCCAGCTTCGGCAGTCGCCTGCTGGTGGGGCGGGCATCTGACCGTTATGGTCGAGGGCGCTTCATCACGGTGAGCTTGGCGCTTTACACGGTGGCTATGCTGGTCTTCTGGACGGCTCGCACAGCGCCCATGTTTTTGCTGGCGGGGCTGCTCCAAGGGGCTGCAGGCGGCACTCTAATCCCCATGATCGCAGCGCTGATGGGCGATCGATCTCACCCGGATGAGCGAGGCCGCATCTTTGGCCTGGTGATGGTCGGTTTTGATGTGGGGATTGCTTTAGCTGGGCCGATCTTTGGCGGTATTGCTGACCTGCTGAGCTACCGGGGAATCTTTGGCCTCTCTGGAATAATGACTCTGCTGGGGGTAGCAATTTTTGTGACGACTTCTAGCAAGGACTTGCTGCACTCGCTGCGGTTTTCGCTGAGTCGGGGGCAGGATGTGTATTCCGTAGATCCGTAG
- a CDS encoding DUF1643 domain-containing protein has translation MYGTACFDTSGTYRYTLSRRWDEARPTIAFVMLNPSQANDAYNDPTIRRCIGLAQQWGYGRLEVVNLFAYCSAHPRDLTQVKDPIGPENDQYLLSTCEQAERVLLAWGNWGSRLGRDRTVLTLLEPHWVKCCSLGLNQTGLPRHPLYVKRDSQLLPWQLIGTGVDAAL, from the coding sequence GTGTACGGAACGGCCTGCTTTGACACCAGCGGCACCTATCGCTACACCCTCAGCCGCAGGTGGGATGAGGCCAGACCAACCATCGCCTTTGTCATGCTCAACCCGAGTCAGGCCAACGATGCCTACAACGACCCAACGATCCGGCGATGCATTGGTTTAGCACAGCAGTGGGGCTACGGCAGGTTGGAGGTGGTCAACCTGTTTGCCTACTGCAGCGCCCATCCTCGCGATCTAACCCAGGTCAAAGACCCAATCGGGCCAGAGAATGACCAGTATCTTCTTTCTACCTGTGAGCAGGCGGAGCGAGTCTTGCTGGCCTGGGGCAACTGGGGCAGCCGGCTAGGTCGCGATCGCACCGTCCTCACTCTCTTAGAACCGCACTGGGTGAAGTGTTGCTCGCTAGGGCTGAACCAAACCGGCCTGCCCCGGCATCCTCTCTATGTCAAGCGAGACAGCCAGCTCCTGCCCTGGCAGCTTATTGGGACAGGCGTTGACGCAGCCCTTTAA
- a CDS encoding Uma2 family endonuclease — protein sequence MLAVLMCDRMRLNHESDPPPDLAIEADVTSRTTLDVYEVMGVPEVWIYEEGRLRVYVLQSGEYAESSASSTFPSLDVRELIPQLVQQAFTEGTSTMLKGLRQRLSQ from the coding sequence GTGCTTGCGGTGCTGATGTGCGATCGCATGCGCCTAAACCACGAGAGCGACCCCCCACCCGATCTAGCAATCGAAGCTGATGTGACCTCCAGGACAACCCTTGACGTGTATGAAGTCATGGGCGTACCTGAGGTCTGGATTTACGAAGAAGGCAGGCTGAGAGTCTACGTTTTGCAATCAGGCGAATATGCAGAATCTTCGGCCAGCTCCACCTTTCCCTCTTTGGATGTGAGGGAGCTGATTCCTCAACTGGTGCAGCAGGCTTTTACAGAAGGCACTAGCACCATGCTTAAAGGGCTGCGTCAACGCCTGTCCCAATAA
- a CDS encoding GFA family protein: MTELVGGCFCGAVRYLSTAPVIDAGYCHCRICQGTCGAPAVVWISVPAAGFAFTRGNPSAFESSPRGIRYFCPTCGTQVTFRRPDSDEVDINSLSLDDPEAVLPEYHVWINTQLSWFKLQDSLPRYEDDGPDR, translated from the coding sequence ATGACTGAACTAGTAGGCGGCTGTTTTTGCGGAGCGGTGCGCTATCTCAGCACAGCCCCCGTCATTGATGCGGGCTACTGCCACTGCCGAATTTGCCAGGGCACCTGTGGGGCTCCTGCCGTTGTTTGGATTTCCGTTCCGGCTGCTGGATTTGCTTTCACTCGGGGAAACCCCTCAGCCTTTGAGTCTTCCCCCCGAGGCATTCGCTATTTCTGCCCGACCTGTGGCACTCAGGTCACCTTTCGCCGCCCCGATAGCGATGAGGTAGATATCAACTCGCTGTCGCTAGACGATCCGGAAGCGGTTTTGCCTGAATATCATGTTTGGATTAACACCCAGCTTTCCTGGTTCAAACTGCAGGATTCCCTGCCCCGCTATGAGGACGATGGGCCAGATCGGTAA
- a CDS encoding cupin domain-containing protein: protein MNTVIQAANMTPGDNTLPHPLLTADAIAQMPEQVFVHPLNPRAIRQTKSLGDVVGFHHIGVHWVRVAPGHNSTEQHVHQLEEEFIYVLSGRGEADIGEETFTVGPGDFLGFAAKGVAHSLRNPYDEDLVYLVGGMRLEYDICDYPRLGKRMYRAGENRDYVDLEDSGSK, encoded by the coding sequence GTGAACACCGTCATCCAGGCAGCCAATATGACCCCCGGAGATAACACCTTACCCCATCCCCTGCTCACTGCTGACGCCATTGCCCAGATGCCAGAGCAGGTCTTTGTTCATCCCCTCAATCCTAGAGCAATCCGTCAGACAAAGTCTTTAGGCGATGTCGTGGGCTTTCACCATATTGGGGTGCATTGGGTGCGCGTGGCTCCCGGTCACAATTCCACCGAGCAGCATGTGCATCAGCTAGAGGAGGAGTTTATCTATGTTCTGTCGGGCCGGGGCGAGGCTGATATTGGAGAAGAAACCTTTACTGTGGGGCCAGGAGATTTTCTGGGCTTTGCAGCCAAGGGAGTCGCCCACAGCTTGCGAAACCCTTATGACGAGGATCTGGTTTACTTGGTGGGCGGTATGCGGCTGGAGTATGACATCTGCGACTACCCCAGGCTGGGCAAGCGAATGTACAGGGCCGGAGAAAACCGGGATTATGTCGATTTAGAGGATAGCGGTTCTAAATGA